One Candidatus Delongbacteria bacterium genomic region harbors:
- a CDS encoding DUF2157 domain-containing protein, with protein sequence MLKYLPELIRDNVIDHETADRITSYYLQKRSEAPSKFLIIFGILGALLIGMGVILILAHNWDDFPKWLRTFIAFLPLVLSQTASLYTLYGKSDVRLWREVSATFLFLSVGITIALISQIYHISGELDKFLLTWMIIAAPIIYLLKSSFATLLYIAGITYYASTVSYWFYVSKEPYYYWLMLLFSFPYYYQALKNNQRNFIRFYNFLTSISLLVVFGTFAYSLQNFTILLYSLTFGLMMLSDYIPLFKNYRSEDKTLYSLGYLGNFIMLFILSFDWYWHELYTHTFKFNLLTFHHPIILFFMLFLTIYLVYRKWKDSSDFQLIDLSSLIIFILVLIGIIKPSFSQVLMNLFILIISLYGIIVGVKSMSIATLNRGLGIFTILVLCRFFDRDIPFVVRGVVFVVIGLGFFYANHRIMRKIKNEK encoded by the coding sequence ATGCTAAAATACCTTCCGGAGTTAATTCGAGATAATGTAATCGACCATGAAACCGCCGATAGAATTACAAGTTATTATTTACAGAAACGATCAGAAGCTCCTTCTAAATTTCTAATAATTTTTGGAATACTGGGAGCTTTACTCATTGGAATGGGAGTGATTCTTATTCTAGCACACAATTGGGATGATTTTCCTAAATGGTTAAGAACGTTTATTGCATTTTTACCATTAGTTTTATCGCAAACAGCTTCATTATATACTCTGTATGGTAAAAGTGATGTTAGACTATGGAGAGAAGTATCAGCTACTTTTCTATTTCTATCAGTTGGAATAACAATCGCTTTGATAAGTCAAATTTATCATATCTCAGGTGAACTTGATAAATTCTTATTGACTTGGATGATTATTGCTGCTCCAATTATTTATCTATTAAAATCGTCCTTCGCCACATTACTCTACATTGCTGGAATTACATACTACGCATCTACAGTAAGTTATTGGTTTTATGTTTCAAAAGAACCATACTACTATTGGCTAATGTTACTATTCTCTTTCCCATATTATTATCAAGCTTTGAAAAATAATCAAAGAAATTTCATCAGATTTTACAATTTTTTAACATCCATTTCTCTCCTTGTTGTTTTTGGAACTTTCGCATACAGTCTGCAAAATTTTACAATTTTATTGTACTCCCTTACATTCGGACTAATGATGTTGTCAGACTATATTCCTTTATTTAAAAATTATCGAAGTGAAGATAAGACTTTATACTCATTAGGCTATCTCGGTAATTTTATTATGCTCTTTATCTTAAGCTTTGACTGGTATTGGCATGAGCTCTATACCCATACTTTTAAATTTAATTTACTAACATTCCACCATCCTATAATTCTTTTCTTTATGTTATTTTTAACAATTTATCTAGTTTATAGAAAGTGGAAAGACAGTTCTGATTTTCAACTAATAGATCTTAGTTCTCTAATCATCTTTATTTTAGTTCTTATTGGAATAATTAAACCTTCATTTTCACAAGTACTTATGAATCTTTTCATTCTTATAATTTCCCTTTATGGCATTATAGTCGGTGTTAAAAGCATGTCCATAGCGACACTTAACAGAGGTCTCGGTATTTTTACTATTCTAGTTCTATGTAGATTTTTCGACAGGGATATACCTTTTGTAGTCAGAGGAGTTGTTTTTGTTGTAATCGGTTTAGGTTTCTTTTATGCAAATCACAGAATTATGAGGAAGATTAAAAATGAGAAATAG
- a CDS encoding GDYXXLXY domain-containing protein has protein sequence MRNRKLLLIVLIIVQLAVPVYMIAKYEHILNEGKSYFFKIAPVDPYDPFRGKYLTIRVLEESITVDNSKDYHSGELVYLELDTSEKFAKIKNVYKFEPEGSKDYIKASVRYVSISKLYFKFTFDRYFMEESKAPKAEKIYFDALRDTLKNSYIEVNSKDGDAIIKELYISEKPIKEYFK, from the coding sequence ATGAGAAATAGAAAGTTATTATTAATAGTACTGATTATTGTGCAACTTGCCGTCCCTGTTTATATGATAGCAAAATACGAACACATTCTAAATGAAGGGAAGAGTTATTTTTTTAAAATTGCACCAGTAGATCCATACGACCCTTTTAGAGGTAAATATCTTACTATTCGTGTTTTGGAGGAAAGTATCACCGTAGATAATAGTAAGGATTATCATTCAGGAGAACTAGTTTATCTTGAATTGGACACATCTGAAAAATTTGCAAAAATTAAAAATGTTTATAAATTTGAACCTGAAGGATCAAAAGATTATATCAAAGCAAGTGTAAGATATGTTTCTATTAGTAAACTTTATTTTAAGTTTACATTTGACAGATACTTTATGGAGGAATCAAAAGCTCCAAAAGCAGAAAAAATCTATTTTGATGCATTGAGAGATACTTTAAAAAACAGTTACATTGAAGTTAATTCTAAAGATGGAGATGCTATAATTAAGGAGCTATACATCAGTGAAAAGCCGATAAAAGAGTATTTTAAATAA